ACGGACAGGGTAATTTCAGCCTGGCAACAGGAGCTGAGAATCTGGTTAAGGGAAGCGCAACGGGCGCTCTGGTCAACTTACCGGCAGGCATGATTGGTTTCAGAGTCGCACGTGCATCCAGTTTGGCTCTCGAAAACAGTGCACTCTCACCGAGAATGGCGTCAGTCTTGAGCGGTGTCGGGTCTGGCTATGCAGCCGGCGGAGTCTTCGGCGGCGTTGATGCAGTGCTGGCTGGAAAGAGTTTCACCGATGTACTGAAAGGGGTTAATGAGGGCGGAATTATTGGTGCCGCGACCGGCGGTTTCATGGGTTCGTTCGACCCTGCACGTCTGGTCAATTCGACTGCTCCAAAGAACTTTGGCGGTACAGAAACTGTCAAAACCACTCCGTTCGAAGGACCGCTCGTGAGCCGGGAGTCGGCTGTCAATGCGAGCGCTGCAGCGGGACCCACTGAACTGGTGCGGCCCGTAACGGCCAAGCCCGAAGCGGTCAAGCCCGAAGCGGTCAAGCCTGAGGCGGTCAAGCCTGAGGCGGCCGCCGTCAATGGTGACCAACACCTGCAAGCGATCAAGTCAAAGAGTGATGCTGTTGAGCCGCGCGACGCCAATCCAAGAGACAAAATTGCTTATCCCGCCAACGACGAACATTTTGTTTTGGGCGAAGGTCAATACGAAGCGCTCACTATTAAACCGTTTGAGATTCCGCGTGTTGAGGATGTTCAACACCGATTGACTTCGTTTCAGGTCAAACCGGAGACTTATCGAACTTTTGACCCCGAGTCGAAAGGTCCCTGGAAAGATTCTACCGATTTTGCGAATTCAAGCTTGAAGACAGCACAGCAGGATTTTCGCATCTACAAAGTCGACGGCGGTAAGACTGAAATCGCTGTTCCAGAAAGCTATGCCAGGCAGCTTGATGAAGTGCGCGCTCTCCGCATCAAGGCTGAGAAGCCGTCGGTTCTGGATGACCTGCCGCCGGGTCACCATTTGTCCGTGCAGCAGATGGTGAAGGACAACAACACTGGCTTGTTCCGTTCATACTTCAATGCTGAAGAAACCCAGCAAGTTCTGCCTGTCATCTGGGCTCGTATCAAATTAGGCGAACATCCGCTCGGAAATCGTGCTTTGCCTGAAGATTTTGTTTCGTTGATGGACGAGTTGCCAACCACCAATAACATCAAGCGCCTCACGATTTGGGACTCCAGAAGTCCTTACGACAACTGGTTTGCGCAAGAACACAGCACGCCTAATTTCAAGGCTGCGGCTACCGCTACTGAGTCGGAAGGAAAAATGGATTTCTTCCAGACAGAGCGTGCTGACCGTGTTCACAGTCCATTCAGGGGAGTTGTGCGCGGTTCGATTTTCCACGAGCATGGTCACCTTGTGCCGCCGCGGGACAACCTGTATGACACTGCCTCACTGTTGGAAAAGGAAGGATTTTACCCGACGGCATATTCGAAGATGAATAACAGCGAACGCTGGGCCGAAGATCGCTCGAAAGCCTTTCTTCATCCTGATGTAGACAAGTTTCTGGAATTTGCTCAGGAAGCGCCTGTTCGTTCGGCTGTGATCGCGCATGAACTGCGGCAACAATTGGAGGCTGTGCCGCCAGAGCAGCAGAGCGTCTACGCGCAGCAAATGTGGGATCGTGTCAAATTCACTGAGCAACAGGTTCTGCCCTACGCTCGACAGGAGATGGTGGCGCAATTAGGTGCCAAAGACGTCGAAGTTCAGAGTGGTGCGATTCGGCTTCTGGAGCGCTTTGGAACCAAGAGCGATTCAGAAGCACTGATGCAGGCAGCAGCAACAGCCAAAGACCAAAATGTTCGCAGACGTGCTTTTGATGTGGCGATTCAGTTGCACAGTCGTGACCCGGTTGAGCAGTTTGAATACGTTTGGAAGCAAGGCGTTGAAAATCCCAAGGTAAGCGATCTGGCTGAAACGAGGTTGCGCTATTACGGACTGGTCGATGAGCGAGCCTCGTCCTATGCCAGGTTGTTGCACCATGTACGCAAGAATGATCTGGCGGGTCTGGCTATTCAGGTTACGCGAATGCAAACAAACGAAGGAGCGAATCTTGCCTATGATTTCGCCATGAACATGGGCCGGCACGTGCAGGGTTATCAGCGTGCCGTAGCTTTGAGCGCGCTTGAGGAAGTTCCTTCGCTGCGCTTGCGAGCTCTCAATACTCTTGCCAATCAACAGCCTGAATACATCGCTCCTGTAGTCAGGAAGTTCATCAATGATTCTGATCCCGAAGTAGCACAGTCTGCACGCGATGTTCTCAAAGGCGTTGAGTTGCGTTCCAACATTCAGGAAGTCAACGATGTTCTTGATCATGGAGGTGCGGTGAAACCGAATGTCGTGGAAGCCCTTGGTAATAGCGGTGATTCGAAAGCGATTCCAAGCTTGCTTCAAATCATGACTAGAGGACCCGAAAGCACTCGGGCTCTGGCTGTAGATGAACTAGCGAAGTTTGATCCGAACATCATCAGGTTTTACGCTCGCCTTGCCAGAAAGGATTTGACCATTGACCAGGCTAGGCGTCTGGATCTGATCACGAATTACAATTTCAAGCAACGCACCCAGTCGCATGCGTCGGAGTGATGACTTTGAAGAAGGGGTGAATCTCAGATTCGGATGTTCAGAAAATCGGCATGTTTCCGAGTCGAAGTGAATGATTCTCAAAACCGGCTGAAAATCAGGCGGGATGGAACATCTGGAAGAGTTTTTCCATGGAGAATTTCAGTCTGACGGGCCTGCCGTGTGGGCAGGTATCGTTGCGCGGAGTGGCGTCCCATTCGCAAAGCAACTGCACAAGATCGCGCTCGGACATAGGCATTCCATTCTTTATGGCTGATTGGCAAGCAATTGATTTGGTTGCTTCTAATTCCAGATCTGCACCATCGGCGATGGCAAGCTGCTGAGCAAGTTCTTGCACAACGCAGGCGTAGTCTTTGTGAGCCAGTTCCAGCGGAACTTGAGTGCACGTGACATGGTCCTCTGAACATTCGAAATCGAAGCCGAGTTTTCGAAGTATTTCGATGTTATTGCGCAGCGTGTTGCTTTGTTCCATTGACAGTTGCAGGGGCGTGGAAACAAGCAGTCTTTGAGCGCATTCGGTTGTGCGCCCGGCCACGGTTTGCTGTGCCAACAAACGCTCGTAGAGGGTTCTCTCATGTGCGATGTGCTGCTCTACTATTTCCATTCCTTCAGGAGTTTCGAGAATGATATAGGTGTTGTGAATATAAGCGGCAATGCGCCATCCATGCGGCAGAGAGTAGGTGTATTGAGTCGGCAGCTGACCCGATTCCGGACTGAGCTTCGCACCAGACGCTAAGCCATATTCAGAAGCGGATTCAGGGCTCTCATCATCCGTCCCTGGCCCGTGGTAGGCGCGCCCGTCCACAGGTGACGATGTTTCACCATCAACTGGTGTGTACAATCTGGTTGCATACTGCAATCGGTCCTTGAATCCTAATTGCCGAGTCGCTCTTGCGCCGATGCTTTCAGCGACCGTGCGTGCATCGCTTACTTCATGCATTATTGCGGATACGCTGTTTGCATGCTCATTTTGCGCAGTCTGAAGGCTGGCAGCCTGGTCTTCTGCTTGCTGCTCGTCGCCACTAAATGCAGTGCTCTGTAAATCTCTGGCCAGGCTTACTTGATAGTGAAACTCTTCTCTTTCACGCGCCACTTCCGCTTCGCGTGCTTCGCTCTTAGCCTGGCGCAAAGCTAACATGAGAGCACGCTGGATGGCGATATAGACTTCGTTGCCGTTGCTGTATTTGATTTCTTTCTTTGTCGGGTGGATGTTCACATCTAAGTTGGTGGGATTGACATCGACCACTACCACCGCAAATGGATGCCTGCCGCGCGGAATCAAGTCAGAGTAAGCATAATCGAGAGCTTTATAGGTAAGAGGGCAACGCACCGGTCTGTTGTTTACGATTGACAGAATGCCTTTTCTATCGCCACGGAAATGCAACGGTTTGGCTACGTAGCCGCGGATAGAAAGCCCCAGGTCGCGGTCACCAGCTTTCACTTCGCAAAGCTGCTCGCGTCCTGAAAACAGACCAGCCTCTTTTACAGCCAGTGACAGGTCGCCACTGCCGGTGGTTCTAAAGCTGGACTGTCCTTGATGGATAAGATTGATGGCAACCTGTGGATAAGCGATGGCCAGGCTTTGAACGATCTCGTGTATGTGTCCAAACTCGGTGCTGGCGCGTTTGAGAAAGCTGAGACGGGCCGGAACGTTGTAAAAAAGATCCTGCACTTCCATAACTGTGCCTGGTGCGCAGCCGGTTTGTGAAGTGGTGACTTTGCCGTCTGCTGCCTCGATCTTGCTGCCTTCGGCAGAATCGTGAGTGCGAGTCAGGCATGTGACACGAGCAACTGAGGCGATGCTAGGCAGCGCTTCGCCGCGAAATCCAAGTGAATTCAAGTTCCACAGGTCTTCGACGGTCTTCAACTTCGATGTAGCATGACGATGGAAAGCCAGAACCGCGTCTTCAATTTCCATGCCGCAACCGTTGTCTGCGATCCTTATGTCGCGGCAATCGGCGCTGATGCTAATCTCAATCTGTGTCGCGCCCGAATCGAGGGCGTTTTCCAGGAGTTCCTTAACCACTGATGAAGGCCTTTCGACAACTTCTCCAGCAGCTATTTGACTCGCTATATGGTCAGCTAGTACTAAAACTTTGGGCATAATTCCGCCTCGCCAGTTTCAACATGCTAGCACCGGCCCAGCCAGTTTTCCCTGTGACATTAGTAATGGTCGGTGCCGGCGCGATATACTCGAAGCAATTTATGAAGCCGGCATCTATAGAAAATGCATCCTTTCGGATATTGATTGTCGTAGCGATCGTGCTTGCAATCGGCTGCATTTTGCTGGGTTTTCAAATACACGCAGTAGATAATTATCTATTTATGCGGCTCGTTTCCCTGGTTTTCGAGCCCAGGCTCGACAGTCGCGCTGCCCCAAAATTGCTTGATATCCTCTTCGCGAGCTTTGAATGCGGTGCTGCCGTGGTAATTGGCAGCAAGCTCGCCTCAGTGCCAAGAACTTTCGCATTGCTGCAACTTTTCCTCATCTCTATGATGGCGCAGTGGTTATTGTTTTCGGCTTTCTCGATTGCCGGGCATCCTCTTTCATCGGCTGTCACGGTTATGCTTGGCGGACTACTTGGATTTGGTTTTAAGCGACTGAGTTGGAAAGATGAGCGGCTGACGAATCAATACTATGAGTTGAACTTGCGTAATCGTGAACTGCAGGAAGCCCGTCTGCTGCTGGTCAAGCAAGACGAAATCGAGCGTAGAGTTCTGGCGGCAGATTTGCACGATCAGGTATTGAATGATCTGAAGACATTGAAGCAGCTATTAGAGCGCCTCGAGCGGTCGGGTGGTGCGCTTGAAGGCGCGGAACTTGCGGAGACCTGCGGCGACGCGCATGAACTGTTGGAGCGCACCATGAGCGATGTGCGCGAGGTCATGGATAGCCTCTGTCCTTCAACGCTCGAACACCTCGGGTTGCCTGCCGCCATAGAGGACTGTTGTCGTAGAGGCGCTGACAAAGCAGGTTTTAAAATTCGCTTCAAAAATGAAGTTGACGAGACTATTTTGGAAAAACTCTCCGTTGTCGAAAAGTCCCTGCTGTACAGGCTTGTGCAGGAATCAATCACCAACATCTGCAAGCATGCCGAAGCGACTAAAGTGCGAGTCACTGTTTCGATGGAAAACAGCAGGTTACGCATCTCCATCGCCGATGATGGCAAAGGCATTAACGGTGCGGCTTTGCGTGATGATTCGCGGGGCATTAAGTATATGCGATTGAGAGCAGAATTAATCGGTGCGACGGTTGTCTGGCAAGCCGGCGAGGAAAGTAAAGGAACACTGGTCGAGATTCGCAAGGAAGTTGTCGAGCAAGATGGTGACGCGCATCCTCATCGTTGAAGACGTGGCAGCGCTAAGACAGCATGCTGGCGCTGTCGCCAGGGCACTGGCGCCGCAGGCAATTGAAATTGTCGAAGCTGTAAATGGTGTTGAGGGCTTGAACTTAGCACGCAGCATTGAACCTGATTTGATCATCATGGATATTTCCATGCCTGGATTGAATGGCATCAAGGCCGCAAAAGAGATCTGGGCTGAGTTTCCGAGCCGCAAAATTCTATTCTGGTCACAGTTTCATCGCGAGGCATATGTGCGCGAATTGGGCAAAATCGTCCCCGATGAGGCAATACACGGTTATGCCTTGAAAAGCGAGACCGATGAAAAGCTTAGCTACGCCATCTCTTCGGTCCTTTTGCATGATAATCCCTACATAGACCCGGTGGTACGCAACGTCCAGGCGCGCGTTATGTCGCGTCAAGATTCACTGACTGATGTTGAATACGAGACCCTCTTAGACATTGCTGTTGGCTTAACTGATAAGGCAATTGCGGCGCGGCGTCATATCAGTGTTCGAGGCGTGCAAAACCGCCTGTCGATGTTGCTGGAAAAGCTAGTCAAAGGCGAAGATGCGCATCTGCGTGAGAGCGCGGCAATGGAAGTTTTCAATCCCCGCACGCGTATTGTCTTTGAAGCGCTCAAGCGTGGTCTGCTCGACCCTGACGAGATTGCCAGGCTGGAAGGCGAACTTGCCGAGTGGCTGGAAGAAGAATACAACTACGAACCTGCTCCACGATAATAGTCTTTTCAAATCTTCGTTTCTTAATGCAGCTGCCGGTGCAGGTAGTGTAGGCTGAGCATTCCGCAGTTGGAGCTTGGTTTTGGACGATAGCACTACTCGCAAAAATCCGGTTCTCGATAATGGTATCACTCCTGGTACCATTCTTTCCGATCGCTACGAGATAGTCGAATTGGTTGGACAGGGTGGAATGGGCACTGTGTATAAAGCCCGCCATCTCTTGATCGGCAACTATGTTGCCATTAAGGTTATGCATCCGCATCTGCTCAGCGATGCTGCCAGCCAGGAGCGATTCAAGTCGGAAGCGAAAGCAGCGATGAGTTTGCGTCATGAGCGCCTGATGGCTGTTTCGGATTATGGTGTGACTCCGTCCGGGCAGCCTTTTATCGTCATGGAGTTCGTACAGGGAAAGGGGCTCGATGCGCTTCTTGATGAGCAGAAGTATCTCAGTCACGAGGAATTTTTCGAGATCTTTGCGCAAGTTTGTGATGGGCTTTCTCATGTGCATGAAAGAGGAATCGTTCATCGCGACATCAAGCCAAGCAACATCATGCTGACCAGAACCAACCACAATAAGTGGCTCGTGCAGATTGTCGATTTTGGAATCGCAAAAGTTCTCCCCACCGGAGAGGGGGCCGTGCAGCATCTTACGCAGACGGGCGAGATCTTTGGCAGCCCGCTTTACATGAGCCCTGAGCAATGTAAAGGAAAAGATGTTGATGCCCGGGCAGATATTTATTCGCTTGGTTGTGTGATGTTCGAGACCCTGACCGGAAGCCCACCTCATCAAGGTGAAAGCGCCATCGAAACTCTGATGTTGCACGTAAATGAGAGGGCCCCGAAGCTCAGCGATCGACGCGCTGATATCGGTGAAAGTGCGGAGTTGGAAAAGATTGTGGCAGGAGCGCTGTCCAATGCGCCCGAATCGCGTTACCAGACAATGAGTCATTTGAAAAATGATCTGCTGCAGCGGAAGTTCACCGGTCCGCTGGTTAAAGAGCTTCCCGTCAAAGAAGGCAAATCATCGGATTTAAACGCAATTGCGCCTGTCAGTCGACCACCGGCAACGGCAATGCAAACTTTCAAAAATACCTTTTTGAGTCCGCTGTTGATTATTGCAGCGGCTGCAGTGACTGTCTGGCTGGTCAATAATTTTGGCATAACACAACCGCGGGTAGTCATCACAGGTAATACCAGTGCGCAAAACTTGCGTGAGGCAGAGCTTGAATTCCAGTTGGCTAAGGATAAAATGGCGCAGGGCTTTATCGCTGAGGCTGCCGACTATTCCCAGAAAGCCCTTGATCTGCGGGCCAAGGAGGCACCCGCCACTCTCTTGCTGGCAGAGAGTATGAATCAGCGCGCCGACATCGCTCTTAGCGATGCAGAGCACGAAGCGCTGCTCCTAAAAGGGCATGAAACTGGTTCAGCCACCGACTCGCAGGCAGTAAATAGAAAGAAGCGTATAGCCGCCGATTATGCGAGCGCCGAGAGTCTCCTCAAAGATGCTGTAAAGATAGCTGACTCCAACACAAGTGGAGCAGATAAGGCGGTCGCACCGGTGCGTGTGCGCAGCACGCTGGTGACTGCCTATCTTGACCAGGGGAAGTATCAAGATGCAGAGACGACTTTGAACGAGATATCCCAGTTGTTTCTCGGGCATCAGCAGCCTGACAAAGCTGACCCTGACGCAGTTCAACGCACTTTTCATGAACTGTTCGACAGTCAGTACGAGAGACTCTTCTGGGGCACCAACCGAGAAATTGATGCTGCAAAAATTCGTCTTGCGCACCGCACCAATAAAGACTTGTATGACCCAACTGCGCCCATAGAAGATTCGGTCCATCCTTTTACGGGCGTTTGGTCATCAGGCAATTTTTCTCTTGATTTAAAGCAGGACGGACGCACTGTATCTGGCGAAAACGAAATCCGCAGTCTGGGCTTCGATAAAGATCAGGAGCATACAAGCGCTGTTTCAGGCTCGGTTGACGGTAACGTGGCGCATCTCACTTGCAGTTTAGTGAAGGGGCGGCAAATCAGTGCAGTGGCAGTGAGATTGGGCAATGTCCTGGTATTTCACCTTCTTCATTCGGACAGCGCTCCAGAAGAGGCGTACGTGCCGGAAAATGCAATTCTCAGTTCGGCTTCGTCCAAAACGGTTGAAGGCATGCCAACGACGCCGACCTCAGAGCCTGACAGTACGGAGAAAGACAATCCAACGCCATCTTCGGCTGTGGAGAGTTGATCGTGGCGAACTACCAGACGCTGGTTCTACAATTGAGTTCACTATAAGGAGCCTTATGAATTTTCGAACCAGGATGTTGCTTGTCGCGCTTTCGGCATCGTTGCTCAGTGCCGGATTGCCAAACATGGGATTGCCGGGTGTGGCTGCGCCGAGTAGTTCGGGTTCTGGTGCAGGCGGTGCGCCTTCCCACCCGGCTCCTGCAGGCAAGATTGATCCTCGATGCGTCGATATTTTGCAGAAGATGACCAACACTTATAAATCCTCCAGTACGCTAGAGACGAAAATACTTATCGACATGAAGCTCCTGGGCGGAGACGGCTCGAAGCAAGATCTGCCGGCTCAATACAATGTTTCAATAGCCAAACCCAATCGTTTTGCTATTGAGCTTGACTCCACGCGTGGTGGCAAGGTCGTATCAAACGGCAAGCGTATCGAGTATTATTACAAACCGGCAAATCGCTATATGTTGACTGCGCCTGAGTCTACGATGGAAGAGAATTTCGAAAGGCGCGAGTTTCGATTTATAACCGCAGGATTATTGTCTTTCGCTTTCACTCGTGAATTGATGGAAGTGAATCCTTACGCAGCAATTATGCAAGATGTGAAGGAGTTGCAGTACATCGGCGCAGATAAGACCGGTGGAGTGGACTGCGATCACTTGCGAATCACGCATGGCGACTTTGTGCGTGATATGTGGGTGACGAAATCAAAGGCGCCCATGCTGATCAAAGTTGAGCCAAATATGACGGCAGGCATCTCCGAGAGCGCCCGTAAGGCTGGTAATAAGATTTTTCTGTCGTTTGCATACAAAGATCAGATCCTCGGCAAGTCCATGAATGATGGACGATTTGAGGTGGCCCATCCAGCCGATGCGAAGTATGTGCGCGAGTTTTTTCATGAAGAAGGCGCCGAGCTGATCGGGAAAAAGGCTCCCGATGTGACTTTGCCTATGGCTGACGGAACTAAGATCAAACTCTCTAGTCTCAAAGACAGACTGGTCATCCTTGATTTCTGGGCGACCTGGTGCCCCCCTTGTGTCATGTCTCTGCCGATTTTTGCCAAAGCCAGTAAACCGTTCGAATCCAAAGGTGTTCTGTTCATAGCAGTCAACAAGGGTGAAGCCGCAAAGACTGCAAAAGATTATCTGCGCGCCAATCATATAAACGCTACTCTGGCATGTGATCAGGACGGTCGCGTTGGATCGGCGTTCAACGTGGAAGGAATTCCCTGCACTATTTTCATCGGCCGTGACGGCATCGTAAAAGGTGTGCACGTTGGTATTCAGCCAACCGGGTTGGCAGAAGGATTCACCGCTGATTTGAATAAATTTGTTGCAGGAAAAAGCTTGAAGAGGGAGCGATGAAACGTAGTCAAATTAATCGCGTCATTGGTAATGCCATTGATCTGTTCAATGAAAAAGACGTCAAATTGCCACCCTGGGCTTACTGGACGCAGAATAATTGGAAATCGGTCGGTCCTGAGGCTGACGAAATTCGCCGTCATGGTCTGGGCTGGGCAATAACAGATTTTGCCAGCACTGATTTCGACAATATCGGTTTGCTTTTGTTTATCGCTCGCAATGGACATATGCACGATCAGAAGCCTGTGACGACGAAGACTTATGCTGAAAAATACATGGTGGTTCAGCCAGGTCAGGTGACGCCATGGCACTTTCACTGGCAGAAGACCGAAGATCTGTTGAATCGCAGCGGCGGGCGCTTGCAAGTCGAGCTGGCCTGGGCCGGCGACGATGAGAAGTCGCTGTCGGGTCGTGAAGTGACAGTACAAGTCGACGGCATCGAACGAAAGATTTCTGCTGAGGGGATTATTCTTCTAAATCCCGGTGAGAGTGTCACTCTCAGCCCTCGCATGTGCCACAAATTTTCTGGTTATGTCAAAGATAAGCAGGTTCTGGCGGGCGAGATCAGCAGTTTGAACGATGATTCTGTCGACAATTGTTTTCTGGGCAAACCATACGCTCGCACTCCGATCGATGAAGATGAACCTGCGAAATACCTTTTGAATTCAGATTACGCTATGAAACCGCAGCAGTTGCCTTGAGG
This Candidatus Melainabacteria bacterium DNA region includes the following protein-coding sequences:
- a CDS encoding D-lyxose/D-mannose family sugar isomerase gives rise to the protein MKRSQINRVIGNAIDLFNEKDVKLPPWAYWTQNNWKSVGPEADEIRRHGLGWAITDFASTDFDNIGLLLFIARNGHMHDQKPVTTKTYAEKYMVVQPGQVTPWHFHWQKTEDLLNRSGGRLQVELAWAGDDEKSLSGREVTVQVDGIERKISAEGIILLNPGESVTLSPRMCHKFSGYVKDKQVLAGEISSLNDDSVDNCFLGKPYARTPIDEDEPAKYLLNSDYAMKPQQLP
- the mutL gene encoding DNA mismatch repair endonuclease MutL, which translates into the protein MPKVLVLADHIASQIAAGEVVERPSSVVKELLENALDSGATQIEISISADCRDIRIADNGCGMEIEDAVLAFHRHATSKLKTVEDLWNLNSLGFRGEALPSIASVARVTCLTRTHDSAEGSKIEAADGKVTTSQTGCAPGTVMEVQDLFYNVPARLSFLKRASTEFGHIHEIVQSLAIAYPQVAINLIHQGQSSFRTTGSGDLSLAVKEAGLFSGREQLCEVKAGDRDLGLSIRGYVAKPLHFRGDRKGILSIVNNRPVRCPLTYKALDYAYSDLIPRGRHPFAVVVVDVNPTNLDVNIHPTKKEIKYSNGNEVYIAIQRALMLALRQAKSEAREAEVAREREEFHYQVSLARDLQSTAFSGDEQQAEDQAASLQTAQNEHANSVSAIMHEVSDARTVAESIGARATRQLGFKDRLQYATRLYTPVDGETSSPVDGRAYHGPGTDDESPESASEYGLASGAKLSPESGQLPTQYTYSLPHGWRIAAYIHNTYIILETPEGMEIVEQHIAHERTLYERLLAQQTVAGRTTECAQRLLVSTPLQLSMEQSNTLRNNIEILRKLGFDFECSEDHVTCTQVPLELAHKDYACVVQELAQQLAIADGADLELEATKSIACQSAIKNGMPMSERDLVQLLCEWDATPRNDTCPHGRPVRLKFSMEKLFQMFHPA
- a CDS encoding serine/threonine protein kinase, which gives rise to MDDSTTRKNPVLDNGITPGTILSDRYEIVELVGQGGMGTVYKARHLLIGNYVAIKVMHPHLLSDAASQERFKSEAKAAMSLRHERLMAVSDYGVTPSGQPFIVMEFVQGKGLDALLDEQKYLSHEEFFEIFAQVCDGLSHVHERGIVHRDIKPSNIMLTRTNHNKWLVQIVDFGIAKVLPTGEGAVQHLTQTGEIFGSPLYMSPEQCKGKDVDARADIYSLGCVMFETLTGSPPHQGESAIETLMLHVNERAPKLSDRRADIGESAELEKIVAGALSNAPESRYQTMSHLKNDLLQRKFTGPLVKELPVKEGKSSDLNAIAPVSRPPATAMQTFKNTFLSPLLIIAAAAVTVWLVNNFGITQPRVVITGNTSAQNLREAELEFQLAKDKMAQGFIAEAADYSQKALDLRAKEAPATLLLAESMNQRADIALSDAEHEALLLKGHETGSATDSQAVNRKKRIAADYASAESLLKDAVKIADSNTSGADKAVAPVRVRSTLVTAYLDQGKYQDAETTLNEISQLFLGHQQPDKADPDAVQRTFHELFDSQYERLFWGTNREIDAAKIRLAHRTNKDLYDPTAPIEDSVHPFTGVWSSGNFSLDLKQDGRTVSGENEIRSLGFDKDQEHTSAVSGSVDGNVAHLTCSLVKGRQISAVAVRLGNVLVFHLLHSDSAPEEAYVPENAILSSASSKTVEGMPTTPTSEPDSTEKDNPTPSSAVES
- a CDS encoding redoxin domain-containing protein; this encodes MSWYFTFFIRTALQKRRTCRKMQFSVRLRPKRLKACQRRRPQSLTVRRKTIQRHLRLWRVDRGELPDAGSTIEFTIRSLMNFRTRMLLVALSASLLSAGLPNMGLPGVAAPSSSGSGAGGAPSHPAPAGKIDPRCVDILQKMTNTYKSSSTLETKILIDMKLLGGDGSKQDLPAQYNVSIAKPNRFAIELDSTRGGKVVSNGKRIEYYYKPANRYMLTAPESTMEENFERREFRFITAGLLSFAFTRELMEVNPYAAIMQDVKELQYIGADKTGGVDCDHLRITHGDFVRDMWVTKSKAPMLIKVEPNMTAGISESARKAGNKIFLSFAYKDQILGKSMNDGRFEVAHPADAKYVREFFHEEGAELIGKKAPDVTLPMADGTKIKLSSLKDRLVILDFWATWCPPCVMSLPIFAKASKPFESKGVLFIAVNKGEAAKTAKDYLRANHINATLACDQDGRVGSAFNVEGIPCTIFIGRDGIVKGVHVGIQPTGLAEGFTADLNKFVAGKSLKRER
- a CDS encoding HEAT repeat domain-containing protein, translating into MSFDKSNFLLKGESASGSQSAQNRLQDEATEHTIAGSLIGAVRDVIPGLHGTAQSNDQIAHIAADTVASLPMVKTVTGGAIRAVMLIDPTKSAESNAAYFSLNFVEGAALNKVSKMAMPDSGFSQLLSSKLGTGLTSEAATHLTVGLGFGAIRTGFNPDSWKDGQGNFSLATGAENLVKGSATGALVNLPAGMIGFRVARASSLALENSALSPRMASVLSGVGSGYAAGGVFGGVDAVLAGKSFTDVLKGVNEGGIIGAATGGFMGSFDPARLVNSTAPKNFGGTETVKTTPFEGPLVSRESAVNASAAAGPTELVRPVTAKPEAVKPEAVKPEAVKPEAAAVNGDQHLQAIKSKSDAVEPRDANPRDKIAYPANDEHFVLGEGQYEALTIKPFEIPRVEDVQHRLTSFQVKPETYRTFDPESKGPWKDSTDFANSSLKTAQQDFRIYKVDGGKTEIAVPESYARQLDEVRALRIKAEKPSVLDDLPPGHHLSVQQMVKDNNTGLFRSYFNAEETQQVLPVIWARIKLGEHPLGNRALPEDFVSLMDELPTTNNIKRLTIWDSRSPYDNWFAQEHSTPNFKAAATATESEGKMDFFQTERADRVHSPFRGVVRGSIFHEHGHLVPPRDNLYDTASLLEKEGFYPTAYSKMNNSERWAEDRSKAFLHPDVDKFLEFAQEAPVRSAVIAHELRQQLEAVPPEQQSVYAQQMWDRVKFTEQQVLPYARQEMVAQLGAKDVEVQSGAIRLLERFGTKSDSEALMQAAATAKDQNVRRRAFDVAIQLHSRDPVEQFEYVWKQGVENPKVSDLAETRLRYYGLVDERASSYARLLHHVRKNDLAGLAIQVTRMQTNEGANLAYDFAMNMGRHVQGYQRAVALSALEEVPSLRLRALNTLANQQPEYIAPVVRKFINDSDPEVAQSARDVLKGVELRSNIQEVNDVLDHGGAVKPNVVEALGNSGDSKAIPSLLQIMTRGPESTRALAVDELAKFDPNIIRFYARLARKDLTIDQARRLDLITNYNFKQRTQSHASE
- a CDS encoding response regulator transcription factor, producing the protein MVTRILIVEDVAALRQHAGAVARALAPQAIEIVEAVNGVEGLNLARSIEPDLIIMDISMPGLNGIKAAKEIWAEFPSRKILFWSQFHREAYVRELGKIVPDEAIHGYALKSETDEKLSYAISSVLLHDNPYIDPVVRNVQARVMSRQDSLTDVEYETLLDIAVGLTDKAIAARRHISVRGVQNRLSMLLEKLVKGEDAHLRESAAMEVFNPRTRIVFEALKRGLLDPDEIARLEGELAEWLEEEYNYEPAPR